From Paenibacillus polymyxa, the proteins below share one genomic window:
- a CDS encoding lanthionine synthetase C family protein: MTVVQNNKSLHNDIIKIVSVISARLTDPQYVQTICSSEQNHVDKQEEFNWNDISLATGFPAISILYGRLSTVLKDERLKEYAHSYLLSTRESLKKSGASLSLWEGLSGVGFAAYLLSDNGIKYRRFINQINTLILRHGSADLLNAKSGLESGTSINDYDVISGWSGIGRYLLLFSDIPEIRELLIGVLEYLVLLSKDRIINDKQEVPNWYISNKYLLSHEKDEYPFGYFNMGLAHGVPGPLALLSIALLQNIKVPGQIEAIQRYCDWITKWKLEQTDRIQWPLIISYEEFTNDQLYAKKHRDAWCYGSAGVARSLFLAGRSIGDRSLEVLAVNAFKSIYKRSIEEWNIYSPTVCHGYSGLLKITYHMYRDTHDPELQENYQSLLRTVVKMFDEESAFGFYDLYRDSNSTKNLNYVGLLDGVSGIAMTLLDSLYPDEKDWGASLLIC, translated from the coding sequence ATGACAGTAGTACAAAACAATAAGAGCCTGCATAACGATATTATAAAAATTGTAAGTGTTATAAGTGCCAGGTTGACTGACCCCCAGTATGTACAGACTATATGTTCTTCTGAGCAGAATCATGTAGATAAACAAGAGGAGTTTAATTGGAATGATATAAGCCTGGCAACTGGATTTCCGGCAATCAGTATTTTGTATGGGAGACTAAGTACTGTATTAAAGGATGAGAGATTAAAAGAGTATGCACACTCCTACCTTTTAAGTACTCGTGAATCATTAAAGAAATCAGGAGCGTCATTATCACTATGGGAAGGATTATCTGGTGTTGGATTTGCCGCATATCTATTATCTGACAATGGTATAAAATACAGAAGATTTATCAACCAAATTAACACTTTGATATTGCGTCATGGTAGTGCTGATCTACTGAATGCAAAAAGTGGGCTGGAATCAGGTACGTCAATTAATGATTATGATGTAATTTCCGGATGGAGTGGCATAGGAAGGTATCTGTTACTGTTCTCTGATATACCTGAAATTAGGGAGCTCCTTATTGGTGTTCTTGAGTATCTTGTTCTTCTAAGTAAAGATAGGATTATCAACGATAAACAAGAGGTTCCGAATTGGTATATTTCAAATAAATATTTACTTTCACATGAAAAGGATGAATATCCATTTGGATATTTTAATATGGGTTTAGCCCATGGAGTTCCTGGCCCCTTGGCATTATTATCTATAGCGTTACTTCAAAATATAAAGGTACCTGGTCAAATAGAGGCAATTCAACGATACTGTGACTGGATAACAAAATGGAAATTGGAACAAACAGATAGAATACAGTGGCCCTTAATTATAAGCTACGAAGAATTTACTAACGATCAATTATACGCTAAAAAACATCGGGATGCTTGGTGTTATGGTTCGGCAGGTGTTGCGAGGAGTCTATTTTTAGCAGGTAGATCCATCGGGGATAGAAGCTTGGAGGTTTTAGCTGTAAACGCATTTAAATCGATATACAAAAGATCTATCGAAGAGTGGAATATTTATTCACCAACGGTATGCCACGGATATTCAGGATTATTGAAAATTACCTATCATATGTATCGGGACACACACGATCCTGAATTGCAAGAAAACTATCAAAGCTTGCTCCGAACGGTCGTTAAAATGTTTGATGAAGAATCGGCATTTGGTTTTTATGATTTATATAGGGATTCTAATTCTACTAAGAATTTAAATTATGTAGGTTTACTTGACGGTGTTTCGGGAATAGCCATGACATTACTAGATTCTCTTTATCCTGATGAAAAGGATTGGGGGGCGAGCTTATTGATTTGCTAA
- a CDS encoding O-antigen ligase family protein, producing MSNPVYGKQAKTSTRDDKRPAMFWVLIVGMILFLAWAPFQAALFNGQMLDFEKPLYWALIISTILLILGIVTYYKKFKLEDQRDWLAVLVILLPLTFVLSLISAASHYLAMNMVVVQCIYASFFIITLYALRDRLSNQIIQTAIMTVAYIIIGFGLINWFGQWALAGRLVDWFSTMVSGNRYVDAIKIDTNGPRLTSVFQYANTYAAFLMAFLFAAIFCLMKSKTWYGKATHAFMLVPILVSLFLTLSRGGLIMLPVVFVLLLLFFKPARQILWLLHCAIAGVVSLAILSPITNWGLQLNQTYNGAVAAKGWGLLLGTSLVTAVVLWLIQTSLGSRLEKRMHGLASRKLSNLWLPVGSVVVIGVIAFLLIGTGLRTFLPANVETRLENINFQQHSVLERITFYRDASKLIADYPLIGAGGGGWATLYGKYQDYGYTSAQAHNFFMQYLVEAGILGFIIFMAFILYIFYKYIKGYIKSDEEKQDSHFLYLILAMSILLHSLLDFNMSYVFMGILVFIGLGGMAAAMDAQPVKRLAMKPEGFRPIYSIVICVLSIVLLFVGLRFAQASNAAWEAKALESSNSFEQRQAAYNKDLNLRPTHIDSIVGLSSMYYQVYKQTKREEFYTGGMAIVDLGLQAEPYNRNMLFIKMRLEQAKGNNDKAFAILENNRANFTWDLDWYNLLITQAFEFGNKARLAKDSAKEQKYFQAGLAAYQQVLDGVAHLKTIPPEIQLIRTFEVTPSIALSAGKIEFMSGKPAEAAVILKNGLKDDLSDATNREVTRYYIAALQKQGQDDKALYDKLIQADPREKELINELKRE from the coding sequence TTGTCGAATCCAGTATACGGGAAACAGGCCAAAACGTCGACCCGTGACGATAAAAGGCCGGCTATGTTTTGGGTGTTAATTGTTGGCATGATTTTGTTTTTAGCTTGGGCCCCCTTCCAGGCGGCGCTTTTTAATGGTCAAATGCTCGACTTTGAGAAGCCTCTGTATTGGGCTTTGATCATCAGCACGATTCTGCTGATATTGGGAATCGTAACCTATTATAAGAAATTCAAATTGGAAGATCAAAGAGACTGGTTGGCTGTGCTTGTTATCTTACTTCCGCTGACGTTCGTGCTTTCATTGATTTCTGCTGCTTCTCATTATCTCGCGATGAACATGGTAGTGGTGCAGTGCATCTATGCCTCGTTCTTCATCATTACATTGTACGCCTTGCGAGATCGGTTGAGCAACCAAATCATCCAAACCGCGATTATGACCGTAGCTTATATTATTATAGGCTTCGGCCTCATCAACTGGTTTGGACAGTGGGCATTGGCCGGACGACTCGTGGATTGGTTCTCAACAATGGTAAGCGGTAATCGCTACGTTGATGCCATAAAGATAGATACTAATGGTCCGCGTCTCACTTCCGTCTTCCAGTACGCGAATACATATGCGGCATTTTTGATGGCATTTTTGTTCGCAGCTATCTTTTGTCTGATGAAGTCGAAGACGTGGTATGGAAAAGCGACTCATGCCTTTATGCTGGTGCCTATATTGGTATCACTGTTCCTGACACTTTCACGTGGTGGTCTCATAATGCTGCCAGTCGTATTTGTTCTTTTACTTCTGTTCTTTAAGCCAGCGCGGCAAATCTTATGGCTTTTACATTGCGCAATTGCGGGTGTCGTTTCACTTGCTATTTTGAGTCCTATTACAAATTGGGGATTACAGCTGAATCAGACCTACAACGGTGCTGTGGCTGCTAAAGGCTGGGGACTGCTTCTTGGGACTTCCTTGGTGACTGCAGTTGTTCTATGGCTTATACAAACCTCTCTGGGATCTCGTTTGGAAAAAAGGATGCACGGTCTAGCCTCACGTAAACTCTCTAATCTGTGGCTGCCTGTTGGCTCTGTGGTCGTGATTGGTGTAATTGCGTTCCTGCTCATTGGTACAGGACTACGAACTTTTCTACCAGCCAATGTAGAGACACGTCTGGAAAATATCAACTTCCAACAGCATAGTGTGCTGGAACGTATAACCTTTTATCGCGATGCTTCCAAGCTAATTGCTGATTATCCGTTGATTGGCGCAGGTGGCGGCGGTTGGGCTACGCTGTATGGAAAATATCAAGACTATGGCTACACAAGCGCACAGGCACATAACTTTTTCATGCAGTATCTGGTAGAGGCCGGTATTCTTGGATTCATTATTTTTATGGCATTTATCCTTTATATCTTCTATAAATACATTAAAGGTTACATCAAGAGCGATGAGGAAAAGCAGGATAGCCACTTCCTTTACCTGATCTTGGCAATGTCCATTTTGCTCCATAGTCTATTGGACTTTAATATGAGTTATGTGTTCATGGGTATACTGGTGTTTATTGGACTCGGGGGTATGGCTGCAGCAATGGATGCACAACCTGTAAAACGCTTGGCGATGAAGCCTGAAGGTTTCCGTCCGATTTATAGTATCGTCATTTGTGTTCTCAGTATTGTGCTTCTGTTTGTAGGGCTGCGCTTTGCACAAGCCAGCAATGCTGCCTGGGAAGCAAAAGCGCTGGAAAGCAGCAATTCGTTCGAACAACGACAAGCTGCTTATAATAAGGATTTGAATCTGCGCCCAACTCATATTGATTCAATTGTTGGTTTGTCTAGTATGTATTATCAGGTCTACAAGCAAACCAAACGCGAAGAGTTCTATACAGGCGGTATGGCCATTGTTGATTTGGGGCTGCAGGCAGAACCGTATAATAGAAATATGCTGTTTATCAAAATGCGACTTGAGCAAGCTAAAGGAAACAATGACAAGGCATTTGCCATTTTGGAAAATAACCGTGCTAACTTCACCTGGGATCTGGATTGGTACAATTTGCTGATTACCCAAGCGTTTGAATTTGGCAATAAAGCTCGATTGGCTAAGGACTCAGCCAAGGAACAGAAGTATTTCCAAGCAGGTCTTGCTGCTTATCAGCAGGTTCTAGATGGGGTAGCTCATCTTAAGACGATTCCACCTGAAATTCAATTGATACGTACTTTTGAAGTAACTCCAAGCATTGCGCTCAGTGCTGGAAAAATTGAGTTCATGTCAGGTAAACCCGCCGAGGCTGCCGTCATCCTGAAAAACGGCTTGAAGGACGATCTGAGTGACGCTACGAATCGTGAGGTAACCCGATACTATATTGCCGCTTTGCAAAAGCAGGGACAAGATGACAAAGCATTGTACGATAAGCTGATTCAAGCTGATCCCAGGGAAAAAGAACTGATAAACGAACTGAAAAGAGAATAG
- a CDS encoding ABC transporter ATP-binding protein: MTQTESVAVEVNNVTKIYKIYDNPNERLKEAIHPFKKKYHSDFKAISDLSFSIKKGQAIGIIGKNGSGKSTLLKMITGVITPTHGSIKVNGKVAALLELGAGFNPDLTGMENIYLNGTLMGYSKAEMDEKVEDITSFADIGDFINQPVKMYSSGMFARLAFAVAINVDPDILIVDEALSVGDIYFQAKCITKMKELSKKSTVLFVSHSMDTIKSFCDTALLIDKGHMVEIGPVKRVAQIYENIINQEIADMKRVQSLDTFVNSETDKKSTLLLLEEDPAFAKRANEFRSGTGDARFIRADLLVNGEVVNQVPFGEMVTLRLLAQYYKDIDSEGTIGYMVRNHTGVDVFGMNIYNKAKLVPKMQAGGILEVNFNFRNLLSESGKYTISIGLKPKPFEPLYLDSVSIAAVFEVPKPENNYVPGLIFVDNTIDLQVIT, encoded by the coding sequence ATGACTCAAACAGAATCAGTTGCTGTAGAAGTTAATAATGTCACTAAAATATATAAAATATATGATAATCCCAATGAACGTTTAAAAGAGGCTATTCATCCTTTTAAAAAGAAATATCATTCTGATTTCAAAGCCATAAGTGACCTTTCCTTTTCTATTAAAAAAGGGCAAGCGATTGGCATTATCGGTAAAAATGGTTCGGGCAAATCGACTCTTTTAAAAATGATTACAGGCGTAATTACGCCTACCCATGGAAGCATAAAAGTGAATGGGAAAGTTGCAGCTCTGCTGGAACTCGGTGCTGGGTTTAATCCAGACTTAACTGGAATGGAAAATATTTATTTAAATGGTACGCTTATGGGCTATAGCAAAGCAGAAATGGATGAGAAGGTAGAAGATATTACATCCTTTGCGGATATTGGGGACTTCATTAATCAACCAGTCAAAATGTACTCCAGCGGTATGTTTGCCCGATTAGCCTTTGCAGTAGCCATCAATGTTGATCCAGACATTTTGATTGTGGATGAGGCCTTGTCTGTTGGAGATATTTATTTTCAGGCCAAATGTATCACCAAAATGAAGGAGCTCTCTAAAAAGAGCACAGTTTTATTTGTCTCTCATTCCATGGATACCATTAAGAGTTTTTGTGATACAGCATTGCTTATTGATAAGGGACACATGGTCGAAATTGGTCCAGTGAAGCGCGTAGCACAAATTTATGAAAATATTATTAACCAGGAAATTGCAGATATGAAGCGTGTGCAATCTTTGGATACATTTGTGAATTCCGAAACGGATAAAAAGAGTACGCTGTTGTTGTTAGAAGAGGATCCTGCTTTTGCAAAACGTGCCAATGAGTTTCGTTCTGGAACGGGAGATGCACGTTTTATAAGGGCAGACTTGTTAGTCAATGGAGAAGTGGTAAACCAGGTCCCTTTTGGCGAAATGGTTACTTTGCGTTTGCTGGCACAATATTATAAAGATATTGATTCCGAGGGAACCATTGGCTACATGGTTAGAAACCATACTGGTGTAGATGTGTTTGGCATGAATATCTACAATAAGGCCAAATTAGTCCCGAAAATGCAAGCAGGGGGCATTCTTGAGGTTAACTTTAATTTCCGCAATCTTTTGTCTGAAAGTGGTAAATACACCATTTCTATTGGCTTAAAGCCTAAGCCGTTTGAGCCTCTTTATTTGGATAGCGTAAGTATAGCAGCTGTTTTTGAGGTTCCTAAGCCAGAGAATAATTACGTACCAGGTTTAATATTTGTAGATAATACAATAGATTTGCAAGTTATTACTTAA
- a CDS encoding adenylyltransferase/cytidyltransferase family protein, with protein MIIGYTSGVFDLFHIGHLNLLRNAKSLCDKLIVGVTTDELVSYKYKKAVIPFEERIEIVRNIKFVDTVIPQDSMDKFEVWQKLKYDVMFVGDDWFQNERWDQYELQFKEVGVKIIYFPYTKSTSSTLLNETLLKLRK; from the coding sequence ATGATTATCGGCTATACTTCCGGAGTCTTCGATTTATTTCATATTGGACATTTGAATTTGTTGAGAAATGCTAAGTCACTCTGTGACAAACTCATTGTGGGTGTGACCACAGATGAGTTGGTTTCATATAAGTACAAAAAAGCGGTCATTCCTTTTGAGGAAAGAATTGAGATTGTTAGAAATATCAAATTTGTTGATACTGTAATTCCTCAGGACTCCATGGATAAATTTGAGGTTTGGCAAAAATTAAAGTATGACGTAATGTTCGTTGGTGATGATTGGTTTCAAAATGAACGTTGGGACCAGTACGAGTTGCAGTTTAAGGAAGTTGGAGTGAAAATTATATATTTTCCCTATACGAAGAGTACATCATCAACTTTACTGAATGAGACATTACTGAAATTAAGAAAATAA
- the asnB gene encoding asparagine synthase (glutamine-hydrolyzing), translating to MCGILFSNVAINKEAFLNSLNIMKHRGPTAPLCVYQHENFMLGHNRLSILDLDQRSDQPFFSDDGRYVIIFNGEIYNYKELASTYSIQMRTNSDTELLLKLYIQYGPQMLNWINGMFSFIVLDVQHKAFFAARDRMGVKPLYYNKNGEEFIFSSEIAPLLPLVHNVSLDQAAVRQYKKMRCFFNNRTVYNEIKEFPPGYYYENGEFIKYWELDYSEKEPPSDEELEFLIRSAVEYRKIADVEIGSYLSGGLDSTIITALAGVEHTWTVGFEDYNEFEWSEIAATRYNTIHHPILFDPDRFLSLARELVIVKKEPLSVPNEVLLYHMTQQASAKNTVILSGEGADELFFGYDRIFRWASSTTDFDIRAFSDLYTYGSEDDLEIVEDALAPFMKLKSPQKIVAAFFQQAHLRGLLKRLDSASMLNSVEARSPFLDYRLIERLAGVDAQYKMKDGVVKAPLKRIFKDIIPAEIVNRKKVGFPVQLERVLSSEKIEGKTTFDKWFNFNLNTLGEIL from the coding sequence ATGTGTGGGATTTTGTTTTCTAATGTAGCTATAAATAAAGAAGCATTTCTTAATTCATTAAATATAATGAAGCATCGGGGGCCTACGGCCCCGCTTTGTGTATACCAGCATGAAAATTTTATGCTTGGTCACAACAGATTAAGCATTTTAGATCTGGATCAGAGAAGTGATCAGCCTTTTTTTTCTGATGATGGAAGATATGTGATTATATTCAATGGAGAAATCTATAATTATAAAGAATTAGCTTCTACTTATTCAATTCAAATGAGAACAAACTCAGATACTGAACTTTTATTGAAGCTTTACATTCAATATGGTCCCCAAATGTTGAATTGGATTAATGGAATGTTCAGTTTTATTGTTTTAGATGTCCAGCACAAAGCATTTTTTGCAGCACGAGATCGTATGGGAGTAAAGCCGCTTTATTACAACAAGAATGGTGAAGAGTTCATTTTTAGTTCTGAAATTGCTCCATTGCTCCCATTAGTTCACAACGTTTCTTTAGATCAAGCAGCTGTAAGACAATATAAAAAAATGAGATGTTTTTTTAATAACCGTACTGTCTATAATGAAATAAAAGAGTTTCCCCCAGGATATTACTATGAGAATGGTGAATTTATTAAATATTGGGAACTTGATTATTCAGAGAAAGAGCCGCCTTCTGATGAGGAACTTGAGTTTTTAATTCGTTCTGCAGTAGAGTACCGCAAGATCGCAGATGTTGAAATTGGAAGTTACCTTAGCGGAGGCTTGGATAGCACGATTATTACTGCACTCGCTGGAGTAGAGCATACTTGGACTGTTGGCTTTGAAGATTATAATGAGTTCGAGTGGTCTGAAATCGCAGCAACAAGATATAACACTATTCATCACCCGATATTATTTGATCCTGATCGCTTTTTATCATTAGCTCGTGAACTGGTGATTGTAAAAAAAGAGCCTCTGTCTGTGCCCAACGAAGTGTTGCTGTATCATATGACACAACAAGCATCTGCTAAGAACACAGTCATATTAAGTGGAGAAGGCGCTGATGAGCTTTTCTTTGGATATGATCGTATCTTCAGATGGGCTAGTAGCACCACAGACTTTGATATCCGAGCCTTTAGTGATCTCTACACCTATGGATCGGAAGATGATTTAGAGATTGTAGAAGATGCATTGGCACCTTTTATGAAGTTAAAGTCCCCTCAAAAAATCGTAGCGGCATTCTTTCAACAAGCCCATTTGCGAGGGTTACTCAAAAGGCTGGATAGTGCCTCGATGTTAAATTCGGTAGAAGCAAGATCTCCTTTCTTGGATTACAGATTAATTGAAAGGCTTGCAGGGGTAGACGCTCAGTATAAGATGAAGGATGGAGTTGTTAAGGCTCCGCTCAAGAGAATTTTTAAAGACATTATCCCAGCAGAGATTGTAAACAGAAAAAAGGTAGGTTTTCCTGTTCAACTTGAAAGAGTCCTATCTTCTGAAAAAATTGAAGGGAAGACGACATTCGACAAATGGTTTAACTTCAATTTAAATACGTTAGGAGAAATCTTATGA
- a CDS encoding ABC transporter permease, whose protein sequence is MNLTQNFSKNLKLLWELSKKDIQSRYLGSFMGVLWAFIHPMVSILVYWVVFQVGFKNVPIGDTPFILWLLTGMVPWLFFSESLSTATNSIIENNYLVKKIVFRVGLLPMVKILAALFVHVFFIIVLFIMFKIYNVEFTMYNIQILYYLLATILLSLSISYITATLVVFVKDVGQIVGVFIQLFFWLTPIFWNLNIVEDKYQFFFKLNPVFYIVEGYRDTFINHKWFWEHPSMTIYFWAIVIIAGTIGIKIFKKMKSHFADVL, encoded by the coding sequence ATGAATTTAACTCAAAACTTTTCGAAAAATTTAAAGTTACTTTGGGAATTGTCTAAAAAGGATATACAATCTAGGTACCTTGGTTCATTTATGGGAGTACTCTGGGCTTTTATACATCCTATGGTATCTATACTTGTTTATTGGGTCGTATTTCAGGTTGGTTTTAAAAATGTACCTATTGGTGATACTCCTTTTATACTTTGGTTACTAACAGGCATGGTACCGTGGTTATTCTTTTCGGAAAGCTTGTCAACTGCAACCAATAGTATTATTGAAAACAATTATCTGGTAAAGAAAATTGTTTTCCGAGTAGGCTTGCTACCAATGGTAAAAATTTTGGCTGCTCTTTTTGTCCATGTTTTTTTTATCATCGTTCTTTTCATTATGTTCAAAATATACAATGTTGAATTTACGATGTATAACATTCAAATCCTTTATTATTTATTGGCCACCATTCTTCTTTCTTTGTCCATTTCTTACATAACAGCGACATTGGTTGTTTTTGTAAAAGATGTTGGTCAAATTGTAGGAGTGTTTATTCAATTGTTTTTCTGGCTTACGCCAATCTTTTGGAATTTGAATATTGTCGAGGATAAGTATCAGTTTTTCTTTAAACTTAATCCTGTTTTCTATATTGTTGAAGGATATCGTGATACCTTTATTAATCACAAATGGTTCTGGGAGCATCCATCCATGACGATCTACTTTTGGGCTATTGTGATCATCGCAGGTACGATAGGAATCAAAATTTTCAAAAAAATGAAATCTCATTTTGCTGATGTATTGTGA